A DNA window from Pseudomonas wuhanensis contains the following coding sequences:
- the ribH gene encoding 6,7-dimethyl-8-ribityllumazine synthase translates to MTLKTIEGTFIAPKGRYALVVGRFNSFVVESLVSGAVDALVRHGVSESDITIIRAPGAFEIPLVAQKVAQKGEFAAIIALGAVIRGGTPHFEYVAGECTKGLAQVSMEFGVPVAFGVLTVDSIEQAIERSGTKAGNKGAEAALSALEMVSLLAQLEAK, encoded by the coding sequence ATGACCCTGAAGACCATCGAAGGTACCTTCATCGCCCCTAAAGGCCGCTACGCTTTGGTAGTGGGCCGTTTCAACAGCTTCGTCGTTGAAAGCCTGGTCAGCGGTGCAGTTGATGCCCTGGTTCGCCATGGCGTGAGCGAAAGCGACATCACCATCATCCGTGCGCCTGGCGCCTTCGAAATCCCGCTGGTTGCGCAAAAAGTCGCTCAGAAAGGCGAGTTCGCGGCAATCATCGCCCTGGGCGCAGTCATTCGTGGCGGTACTCCGCACTTCGAATACGTGGCGGGCGAATGCACCAAGGGCCTGGCCCAGGTGTCCATGGAGTTCGGCGTGCCGGTCGCTTTCGGCGTACTGACAGTTGATTCCATCGAACAAGCCATCGAACGTTCCGGCACCAAGGCCGGTAACAAAGGTGCTGAAGCTGCCC